From the genome of Mixophyes fleayi isolate aMixFle1 chromosome 2, aMixFle1.hap1, whole genome shotgun sequence, one region includes:
- the LOC142139880 gene encoding paraneoplastic antigen Ma1 homolog gives MDSIREEVFLWCEQQTVAPTRCLGIYGDSQGVTDEEVLHVLHRIYGVEHPKILGWKGRDQHKTSLILCETQAELDKDFLPSLVSGPQKQQWHIVIPLKPKQLVAAPLNAELPDGDINRQVFPQAREENSQSPSSTRKTDEDQSELFLTAVQKLVDQLGKSQHEGGYRRLRLFSGIKPVPTGEETYEAWKEMASQYLEEWHCSEPYKRQRIVESLRGPAGELIQAVRRSDPQATARHYLATLDQEYGMAEDATDLLYQLRHTYQESGETLSNYIYRLDKLIHLIVSKKGIPLAEVDDRRMQQLLRGALSHDPVAMKIRNAQLGQPSPTFLQLIQDVKQEEAIVKSRERVTKKVKVVQSKPEADLPSTELMKIV, from the coding sequence atggatagtataagagaagaagtgtttctgtggtgtgaacaacagactgtggccccaactcgatgtttagggatctatggtgactctcagggagtgacagatgaggaagtcctgcatgtgctccacaggatttatggggtagaacatcctaaaatccttggatggaaaggtagagatcagcataagaccagtctgatcctctgtgagacgcaagcagaattggataaagattttcttccctccctcgtttctgggccacaaaaacaacaatggcatattgtgataccgttaaagccaaaacagctagtcgcagcacctcttaatgctgaacttccagatggagatattaaccgacaagtattccctcaggccagggaagagaattctcagtcaccctccagtactaggaaaactgatgaggatcaaagcgaactgttcctcactgctgtacagaaactggtagaccagttaggaaagtcacagcatgaagggggctacagaaggctccggctcttctcaggaataaaaccagtccctactggggaagaaacttacgaggcatggaaagagatggcttcccaatacctggaggaatggcattgctccgaaccctataagagacagcggatcgttgaaagtctgcgaggtcccgctggagaactaatccaagctgtacggagaagtgacccccaagccactgcacgacactacttagcgactctagatcaggaatatggaatggcagaggatgcaacagatctgctctatcagctacgccacacctatcaggagtcaggggagacattgtccaattatatctatcggctggacaagctgatccaccttattgtgtcaaagaaaggaatacccctagcagaagtagacgacaggcgtatgcaacagttgttacggggtgctctgtcccatgacccagtagcgatgaagataagaaatgctcaactgggacaaccatcacctacttttcttcagttgatacaagatgttaaacaagaggaagctatagttaaatcccgagagagggtgaccaagaaagtcaaggtcgtacagtcaaagcccgaggctgaccttcccagcactgagttaatgaagatt